One Spinacia oleracea cultivar Varoflay chromosome 4, BTI_SOV_V1, whole genome shotgun sequence DNA segment encodes these proteins:
- the LOC110799871 gene encoding uncharacterized protein, with the protein MNVCKPKKEGGLGLLNLKLWNVAAMGKHVWMITTKKDNVWVRWVHSVYIRDKNWWDYSPKVSDSWYWKAICQVKDLMKSYISSQQLVAMPKYSIKQAYSSMSTGSENLKWCYAVWGRLNIPKHRFITWLAMLERLNTKEKLMKIGVTPDNWCLICGTDVESHSHLFFRCEYSKQCWSDIAVWLGIHASHYDLVSLIQWTHRKKLSRFKKCVIYCSILSTVYHVWCERNNALWNGQIRVPSTVCKHIKFCVHNRISNILPRNVNPGDHSWFSNLCEG; encoded by the coding sequence ATGAATGTTTGCAAACCTAAAAAAGAAGGGGGTTTAGGTCTTctaaatctcaaattatggaatGTGGCAGCCATGGGGAAGCATGTTTGGATGATTACCACCAAGAAAGACAATGTTTGGGTTAGGTGGGTGCATTCAGTGTATATCAGAGATAAAAATTGGTGGGATTACTCACCAAAAGTGTCTGATAGCTGGTACTGGAAAGCAATATGTCAGGTAAAGGATTTGATGAAAAGCTACATTTCATCACAACAGTTGGTGGCAATGCCTAAGTATTCAATAAAGCAGGCCTATAGTAGTATGTCAACTGGTTCTGAGAATTTGAAGTGGTGTTATGCAGTCTGGGGGAGATTGAACATACCTAAACACAGATTCATTACATGGTTAGCCATGCTGGAGAGGCTGAACACcaaggagaaattgatgaagATTGGTGTTACCCCTGATAATTGGTGCCTGATATGTGGCACTGATGTTGAAAGCCACTCACATCTGTTTTTCAGATGTGAATACAGCAAGCAATGCTGGTCTGACATTGCTGTTTGGTTAGGTATTCATGCCAGTCACTATGATCTTGTTTCTCTGATTCAGTGGACTCATAGGAAGAAGCTTTCCAGATTCAAGAAATGTGTCATATATTGCAGCATACTTAGCACTGTCTATCATGTATGGTGTGAGAGGAACAATGCTCTTTGGAATGGTCAGATTAGAGTTCCTAGTACAGTGTGTAAGCATATCAAATTCTGTGTACATAATAGAATTAGCAACATTCTCCCTAGGAATGTCAACCCTGGTGATCACAGTTGGTTTTCCAACTTGTGTGAGGGGTAG
- the LOC110799869 gene encoding uncharacterized protein, translated as MKYGLFWATYPEVTVHSSPENGSRPVRKPVVFRRKRHSSHDVDSTDISPTLYTPEERGNSGDVLTECLDEIPEDGTDGLARVVSLLGLELEKVKTKMMSVTNKKCSEILVSAAEEIHSQLQNVESQIQTDLVKLTSLKTSKRKHLETRLEGNGYKISIGSYFRVAI; from the exons ATGAAATATGGACTTTTTTGGGCAACGTATCCAGAAGTAACTGTTCACTCATCTCCAGAGAACGGAAGTAGGCCTGTTCGGAAACCTGTGGTCTTCCGACGTAAACGACATAGCAGTCATGATGTTGACTCTACTGATATCAGTCCTACTTTGTATACTCCAGAAG AAAGGGGCAATTCTGGTGATGTGTTAACGGAATGCTTGGATGAAATTCCAGAGGACGGAACCGACGGATTGGCCAG AGTGGTTTCGTTGTTAGGCTTGGAGTTAGAAAAGGTTAAAACCAAAATGATGTCAGTGACAAACAAAAAATGCTCAGAAATACTGGTGTCTGCTGCCGAAGAAATTCATTCACAGCTGCAGAATGTTGAGTCTCAGATTCAGACAGATTT AGTGAAACTAACAAGCCTCAAGACATCTAAAAGGAAACATCTGGAGACAAGGCTTGAAGGTAATGGTTATAAGATTTCAATTGGTTCATACTTCAGAGTCGCTATCTAA
- the LOC110799870 gene encoding uncharacterized protein, whose protein sequence is MLFWNVRGVNRCAKQQDVKRFLNANQCSLVCLLETKVKAKNMGALYLKLFSGWCFTSNSMCHNGGRIVLAWKPGEFQVNPIFCSSQLIHCEISLKNGTKFWSSFIYAHNTQKERLVLWNDLCDLAARINGPWILMGDFNCVLNTDERVSSHVRLNEIQDFQNCVNTCGLEDAKSSGNFYTWKNKQQGDCRVFSKLDRVLINHLWSCQYPNTEVCFKNEGYFDHCPGVVAVFPHLAVGKKPFKFFSMWQQAPQYMEIVSSAWGCAYQGTKMFQLVQKLKNVKNALTKLNKDGFGEIEVRELAASKHLNDLQAALHLNPSSEDLASMEKTTHHDYLVTHAAYLNFLSHKAKLEWVKGGDDNTAMLHRAIRHRQVHNFIFSIKDMHGKWIDEPAKVPGAFLEYYKCLLGSKNPIRTTVKQTVVNKGPLVDDAMRCMLLSSYSRTEVKKAMWDIDANKAPGPDGFGSSFFKGAWEIIGNDVSDAVLDFLNTGKLLKEINATSITLIPKGKTP, encoded by the coding sequence ATGCTTTTCTGGAATGTCAGGGGGGTGAACAGGTGTGCTAAGCAGCAGGATGTCAAAAGATTTCTGAATGCTAATCAATGCAGCTTGGTTTGCCTTCTTGAAACAAAGGTCAAGGCAAAAAATATGGGTGCCTTGTATCTGAAACTGTTCAGTGGTTGGTGTTTTACTTCAAATAGTATGTGTCATAATGGTGGGAGAATTGTGCTTGCTTGGAAACCTGGTGAGTTTCAGGTAAACCCTATTTTCTGCTCTAGTCAACTGATTCATTGTGAAATTAGTCTTAAGAATGGTACTAAATTCTGGAGCTCCTTTATATATGCTCATAACACTCAAAAAGAAAGACTGGTACTATGGAATGACTTGTGTGATCTTGCTGCAAGGATTAATGGTCCTTGGATTCTCATGGGTGATTTCAACTGTGTTCTGAATACTGATGAAAGGGTGAGTAGCCATGTGAGATTGAATGAAATACAGGATTTTCAGAATTGTGTCAATACTTGTGGTTTAGAAGATGCTAAGTCCAGTGGTAATTTCTACACCTGGAAAAATAAACAGCAGGGTGATTGTAGGGTTTTCTCTAAGTTAGATAGGGTTTTGATTAACCATTTATGGAGCTGTCAGTACCCTAATACTGAGGTGTGCTTCAAAAATGAAGGGTATTTTGATCATTGTCCAGGTGTGGTGGCTGTTTTTCCCCACCTAGCAGTGGGCAAGAAACCTTTCAAGTTCTTTTCAATGTGGCAACAAGCCCCTCAATACATGGAGATTGTGAGTTCTGCTTGGGGTTGTGCATACCAGGGGACTAAAATGTTCCAACTGGTTCAGAAGCTTAAAAATGTGAAGAATGCTCTGACAAAGTTAAACAAAGATGGCTTTGGTGAAATTGAGGTAAGGGAGTTGGCTGCTTCTAAACATCTCAATGATCTGCAAGCTGCTTTGCACCTTAACCCTTCAAGTGAGGATCTGGCCTCAATGGAGAAAACTACTCACCATGATTACTTGGTAACTCATGCAGCCTATCTTAACTTCCTTTCTCACAAGGCTAAGTTAGAATGGGTCAAAggtggtgatgacaacactgcTATGCTTCACAGGGCTATCAGACACAGACAGGTTCATAATTTTATCTTTTCTATCAAGGATATGCATGGTAAATGGATAGATGAGCCTGCTAAGGTTCCTGGTGCCTTTCTTGAGTATTATAAATGTTTGTTGGGGTCCAAAAATCCCATTAGAACTACAGTTAAACAGACTGTGGTCAATAAGGGCCCTCTGGTTGATGATGCTATGAGGTGTATGCTTCTTAGCTCTTATTCAAGAACTGAAGTGAAGAAGGCCATGTGGGATATTGATGCAAACAAAGCCCCTGGCCCTGATGGGTTTGGGAGTTCATTCTTTAAAGGAGCTTGGGAGATAATTGGTAATGATGTTAGTGATGCTGTGTTAGACTTTCTGAATACAGGAAAACTCTTGAAGGAGATTAATGCTACTAGCATTACTCTTATCCCAAAAGGAAAAACCCCATGA